In Arachis hypogaea cultivar Tifrunner chromosome 17, arahy.Tifrunner.gnm2.J5K5, whole genome shotgun sequence, a single window of DNA contains:
- the LOC112762441 gene encoding uncharacterized protein — translation MSSPMMTSSPNKSIISKEISEEVETEDELGKKLAHYTLEGNWDEVRKIYRSKPKAHTITVNSSKDTALHVAVDLDEEEVVKDLVNYIVEHNTGALEIGNEHGDTPLHVAASRGFAKLCKCIMAERIELRTLKNKKGETPLFFAALNWHKEAFAYLHHTHESLPITFPELVRDHDGDTILHCAIRREHFDLAVIILHYFGELATLSNNKGLTPLKVLATRPLAFPSGIKFSWWKLILYHCILVEPLDAESKMKKYLERMNKTEPKELLPENYTTLYESSKSLISVGKLFFTWGSDDKVDEENPSEKYDGFFPPNYAVICQSIKTAYVSSVGVSGQVLNKVRKTKKNHQWSNQLLKTLMKNASEAFTGTGGKPSDDWKGDFDEINDALNQRQNPPNDALNQRQNPPEAHEHHDDDDKEEHEDDDDEEKMTPFLVAAKYGIVELVEEIQSRIPSAIYNTNLKKRNVLLVAVINKQPLVIEKLKNILSTSKPKVWENMVLATDYKENTMLHLAAKQSLGKDKPWGIAGSALQMMWEIKWFKYINEIVPEHFYFRNNIEKKTAGEIFAEDHKDLIKDSSEWLKDTSESFSLVAALIAGVSFATSSSVPGGNGDNGQAPLAGRPAFDTFAIASLIGLCFSVTGLIMFLAILTSRKEASDFRRSLPWKLLVGLSSLFVSIIAMFVAFYSGHYFLIQHKYRTLLFPLYTATSFPVAFFAVAQFPLYVDLLIAIVKNVPRPNYKNSNML, via the exons ATGTCGTCCCCTATGATGACTTCATCACCAAACAAATCCATAATAAGCAAAGAAATATCCGAAGAAGTTGAGACAGAAGATGAATTGGGTAAAAAGCTAGCGCATTACACATTAGAAGGCAATTGGGATGAAGTAAGGAAGATCTACCGGTCAAAGCCAAAGGCACACACTATAACGGTTAACAGTTCTAAGGACACGGCATTGCACGTGGCCGTGGATTTGGACGAAGAAGAAGTTGTTAAAGATCTTGTGAATTACATCGTGGAGCATAACACGGGTGCTCTGGAGATAGGGAATGAGCACGGCGACACGCCTCTCCATGTGGCGGCGTCAAGGGGGTTTGCGAAACTCTGCAAGTGCATCATGGCGGAGAGGATAGAATTGAGGACattgaagaacaagaaaggggAGACACCATTGTTTTTTGCTGCTCTTAATTGGCACAAGGAAGCCTTCGCTTACCTCCATCACACCCATGAAAGCCTCCCCATCACTTTTCCGGAGCTTGTCCGCGACCATGACGGAGATACCATTCTCCACTGTGCTATTAGGAGGGAGCATTTTG ATTTAGCGGTGATAATACtgcattattttggtgaactTGCTACCCTCAGCAACAACAAAGGGCTCACCCCTCTCAAAGTCCTTGCTACTAGGCCATTGGCCTTCCCAAGTGGAATCAAATTTTCATGGTGGAAGTTAATCCTTTACCACT gtATACTTGTAGAACCATTGGATGCCGAAAGtaaaatgaaaaagtatttggaaaggATGAACAAAACTGAACCCAAAGAATTGCTTCCAGAGAATTACACCACATTATACGAATCCTCAAAATCACTAATTTCTGTTG GCAAATTGTTTTTTACTTGGGGAAGTGATGACAAGGTCGATGAAGAAAACCCCTCAGAAAAATATGATGGATTCTTTCCACCAAACTATGCTGTAATTTGCCAATCTATCAAAACTGCATACGTGTCTTCTGTTGGTGTTTCTGGACAAG TGTTAAATAAggtaagaaagacaaagaagaatCACCAATGGAGTAATCAACTGTTGAAGACACTCATGAAAAACGCTTCTGAGGCATTCACTGGAACTGGCGGTAAACCCTCTGATGATTGGAAAGGTGACTTCGACGAAATAAATGATGCTTTAAATCAACGACAGAACCCGCCAAATGATGCTTTAAATCAACGACAGAACCCGCCGGAAG CCCATGAACATCATGATGACGACGACAAGGAGGAACACGAAGATGACGACGACGAGGAGAAAATGACACCGTTCTTAGTGGCAGCAAAGTACGGCATAGTTGAATTGGTGGAAGAGATTCAATCGAGGATACCAAGTGCCATCTACAACACCAACTTAAAGAAGCGAAACGTGTTGCTGGTGGCAGTGATAAATAAGCAACCCCTTGTTATTGAGAAATTGAAGAACATACTATCGACTTCGAAACCAAAAGTTTGGGAGAACATGGTGCTGGCAACAGATTATAAGGAGAACACAATGTTGCACTTGGCAGCAAAACAGTCTCTTGGCAAGGACAAGCCTTGGGGCATAGCTGGCTCTGCTTTGCAAATGATGTGGGAAATCAAGTGGTTTAAG TATATTAATGAGATTGTGCCGGAACACTTTTACTTCAGAAATAACATTGAAAAAAAAACCGCCGGAGAGATCTTTGCCGAAGACCACAAAGATCTCATCAAAGATAGCAGCGAGTGGCTGAAGGACACATCGGAATCTTTCTCATTGGTGGCAGCGCTCATTGCCGGTGTGTCCTTCGCTACAAGCAGCTCAGTGCCAGGAGGCAACGGCGACAACGGCCAGGCACCACTAGCCGGTCGACCGGCATTCGATACATTTGCCATCGCCTCCCTCATTGGACTTTGCTTCTCCGTGACGGGACTGATAATGTTCCTGGCCATCCTGACATCTCGGAAAGAAGCCAGCGATTTTCGTCGGAGTTTGCCGTGGAAACTTCTTGTAGGGTTGAGCTCACTCTTTGTGTCTATCATAGCAATGTTTGTTGCATTTTACTCCGGCCATTACTTTCTCATCCAACACAAGTACAGGACATTGTTGTTTCCTCTCTATACAGCCACTTCTTTTCCGGTGGCTTTCTTTGCCGTGGCGCAGTTTCCACTCTATGTTGATCTTTTGATAGCCATAGTCAAGAACGTGCCACGGCCAAATTATAAAAATAGTAATATGTTATAA
- the LOC140181089 gene encoding uncharacterized protein: MKNASEAFTGTGAGGKPSDDWKGDFYEINDAFTQRQNPPKAALEEQSWTIGNSTLQMMWDTKWHEYIRGIMPEENYLRINHHRKTAKQIFIESHRDLIENSITELKETSVACSAVAGIIASVAFASTSSTSGGGGNGSDNKGLEVGKLESDTLAVASLVGLCFSVSSIITFLSLYNSLKQADDFRRSLPLKLLLGLIFLFLSVVAMIISFSSGQYSLLSHHGRSFLIPLYAATFFPLCLFVVVQIPRCFDILKTIISSQLP; encoded by the exons ATGAAAAACGCTTCTGAGGCATTCACTGGAACTGGAGCTGGCGGTAAACCCTCTGATGATTGGAAAGGTGACTTCTACGAAATAAATGATGCTTTTACTCAACGACAGAACCCGCCCAAAG CTGCTTTAGAAGAGCAATCTTGGACCATAGGTAACTCGACCTTGCAAATGATGTGGGATACGAAATGGCATGAG TATATTAGGGGCATAATGCCTGAGGAGAACTACTTGAGAATCAATCACCATAGGAAAACAGCAAAGCAAATCTTCATCGAATCACACAGAGATCTTATTGAGAATAGTATCACAGAGCTGAAGGAGACATCAGTAGCTTGTAGTGCTGTGGCTGGTATCATTGCCAGTGTTGCCTTTGCTTCCACCAGCAGCACCAGCGGCGGCGGCGGTAACGGTAGCGACAACAAAGGACTGGAAGTAGGAAAACTCGAGTCCGATACACTGGCCGTTGCTTCTCTTGTTGGGCTTTGCTTCTCCGTATCTTCAATCATAACGTTCCTTTCTCTTTACAATTCTCTAAAACAAGCCGACGATTTTCGGAGATCCTTGCCACTGAAACTTCTTCTGGGTTTAATTTTCCTCTTCCTCTCAGTTGTAGCAATGATTATTTCCTTCAGCTCCGGCCAATACTCTCTCCTTAGTCACCATGGTCGCTCCTTCTTGATTCCGCTTTATGCAGCAACTTTCTTTCCTCTTTGTTTATTTGTCGTCGTCCAGATTCCACGTTGCTTTGATATTCTCAAAACTATTATATCTTCTCAACTTCCCTGA
- the LOC140180470 gene encoding uncharacterized protein: MQEEVLPEEVTSYSFTSAVWKGFVPPRVELLSWFALVGRVNTKDRLCRLRVIDQQDNRCLLCGKPVETAYHLFLSCEITWQVWCAWLMAFQQRWSFPDTLKEHFESWTSFTGRKVDRKKWFTGFFAVIWTIWLERNDRLFRNKSSRVGDIINRSFTFYEEWSGAEPFGC; the protein is encoded by the coding sequence ATGCAGGAGGAAGTCCTACCGGAGGAGGTTACCAGCTATAGCTTCACTAGTGCTGTTTGGAAAGGATTTGTCCCCCCGAGGGTTGAACTCCTTTCTTGGTTTGCGTTAGTCGGAAGGGTCAACACAAAGGATCGACTGTGCAGATTACGGGTTATTGACCAGCAGGACAATAGGTGTCTTCTCTGTGGTAAGCCTGTGGAAACCGCGTATCATCTGTTTCTTAGTTGTGAGAttacatggcaggtgtggtgtgcttggctaATGGCCTTTCAACAAAGGTGGAGCTTTCCGGATACTTTGAAGGAACATTTTGAGAGTTGGACGAGCTTTACAGGAAGAAAGGTAGATAGGAAGAAATGGTTCACTGGATTCTTTGCTGTTATCTGGACAATTTGGCTAGAAAGGAATGACAGGCTCTTCCGAAATAAGAGTTCAAGAGTAGGGGACATTATTAACAGATCGTTTACGTTCTACGAAGAATGGAGTGGTGCTGAACCCTTTGGGTGTTGA